A window from uncultured Desulfobacter sp. encodes these proteins:
- a CDS encoding amidohydrolase family protein: MIIDVHTHLFFQDVADNRTPFFEGEPEFKLLYDSSKSKITTVSQLIETMDRHQVDISVIFGFPWRNPEYAKRNNDAIIEAVTAHPKRLRGLACFDLNWADGAKEAERCIDAGLSGVGELAFYLSGIDDRAIRLLAPVMEVLRAKGNLPCMIHTNEPVGHQYPGKTPITLGQIDHLAQSFPDNKIILAHWGGGIFFYHVMKRQMKELLKNIWYDTAASVFLYDPQIYDMAASAGVLDKILFGTDFPLLTPDRYYKDLDQSRLTQEQKQMVLGENARALFQLIE, translated from the coding sequence GTGATTATCGATGTTCATACCCATCTTTTTTTCCAGGACGTGGCAGACAACAGGACCCCGTTCTTTGAGGGGGAACCTGAATTTAAGCTGTTATATGATTCCTCAAAGTCCAAAATCACAACAGTTTCTCAGCTGATAGAGACCATGGACCGGCATCAGGTGGACATCTCCGTTATTTTCGGATTTCCATGGCGCAACCCTGAATATGCAAAACGAAACAATGATGCAATCATTGAGGCGGTCACGGCCCACCCCAAGCGGTTGCGGGGCCTGGCCTGTTTTGATCTGAACTGGGCAGATGGGGCAAAAGAGGCAGAGCGCTGTATTGATGCGGGGCTTAGCGGTGTGGGGGAACTGGCCTTTTACCTGTCCGGTATTGATGATCGGGCTATCCGGCTTTTGGCCCCTGTAATGGAAGTGCTCCGGGCCAAGGGAAACTTACCATGTATGATCCATACCAACGAGCCTGTGGGTCATCAATATCCGGGGAAAACGCCGATTACCCTTGGGCAGATTGACCATCTGGCCCAAAGTTTTCCGGACAATAAAATCATCCTTGCCCACTGGGGCGGGGGCATCTTCTTTTACCATGTCATGAAACGGCAGATGAAAGAACTGCTTAAAAACATCTGGTATGATACGGCCGCATCCGTGTTTCTTTATGACCCGCAGATCTACGACATGGCCGCCAGCGCCGGGGTTCTGGATAAAATTTTGTTCGGCACGGATTTCCCCCTGCTCACCCCTGACAGGTATTATAAAGACCTTGACCAGTCCCGGCTGACCCAGGAGCAAAAACAGATGGTTCTGGGAGAAAATGCCCGGGCTTTGTTCCAGCTGATAGAATAG
- a CDS encoding bifunctional precorrin-2 dehydrogenase/sirohydrochlorin ferrochelatase has product MKKTTRQYILNPLLKQGRIRDEVMDYYPIFLDVKDRNCLVAGGGAVGTRKALGLARAGARVTVVSLGFSDELSNPPCSAITLKEKEFDDSDLDGMSLAFAATDNMQLNARIRQAAQKKNILCNIADGRDKGDFILPAVVDRGDLLFAVSTCGASPALSRRLRMDLEAQFGPEYGILAALLGRIRAVLLEQGHDPKGHRKIFRALLDADLPEKIAAGETRQIDAVLAKVLDDGFCLETLMPDFSAREL; this is encoded by the coding sequence TTGAAAAAAACTACCAGGCAATATATATTAAACCCCCTGCTCAAACAAGGGCGAATAAGGGATGAGGTGATGGATTACTATCCGATTTTTTTAGATGTTAAAGACAGAAACTGCCTTGTGGCCGGCGGTGGGGCTGTGGGGACCAGAAAGGCGTTGGGCCTTGCCCGGGCAGGTGCCCGGGTGACCGTGGTCAGCCTTGGGTTTTCAGATGAGTTGTCAAATCCACCGTGCAGCGCCATCACTTTAAAAGAAAAAGAATTTGACGATTCGGATCTGGACGGCATGAGCCTGGCTTTTGCCGCCACAGATAATATGCAGTTAAATGCCAGGATACGGCAGGCTGCGCAAAAGAAAAATATATTGTGCAACATTGCCGACGGCCGGGACAAAGGGGATTTTATCCTGCCGGCCGTGGTGGACCGGGGCGATCTGTTGTTCGCCGTATCTACCTGCGGGGCAAGTCCGGCCCTTTCAAGACGCCTGCGTATGGACCTTGAAGCACAATTCGGGCCTGAATACGGTATACTTGCCGCGCTTCTGGGCCGCATCCGAGCTGTTTTGCTGGAGCAGGGACATGATCCCAAAGGTCACCGAAAAATTTTCCGTGCCCTGCTTGATGCCGATTTGCCCGAAAAGATTGCCGCAGGAGAAACCCGGCAGATTGATGCCGTACTTGCCAAGGTCCTGGATGACGGCTTTTGCCTGGAAACGCTTATGCCTGATTTCAGTGCCAGGGAGTTATGA
- the ccsA gene encoding cytochrome c biogenesis protein CcsA, translating into MNIPFILLQCATFFYLISTAGYFCYLFHQKDRIQQTAFGAVGVGAVVHLFAIVLQSAALGGLPIYTLGQSMSMAGVSLAAMFIYTQYRFRLKILGVYATAMISVLMLASLFLPETAKAPDQIYKGIFFYGHIILIFAGESMLALACGAGILYLIQEQGIKGKSPGFFFKRLPSLDFLDAVSYTCITTGFALLTFGLVTGFIYARSVWGSFWRWDVKEVFSLGAWLVYAALLHLRLYSGWRGRNSAIMSVIGFVILIFTFLGVNFFLGGHHQGFTQ; encoded by the coding sequence ATGAATATTCCTTTTATCCTCTTACAGTGTGCAACATTTTTTTACCTGATCAGCACCGCCGGGTATTTTTGCTATCTGTTTCACCAGAAAGACCGGATCCAGCAGACCGCCTTCGGAGCTGTGGGGGTCGGGGCTGTGGTGCATCTGTTTGCCATTGTTCTGCAAAGCGCGGCCCTTGGCGGACTGCCCATCTACACCCTTGGCCAGAGCATGTCCATGGCAGGGGTCTCCCTTGCAGCCATGTTCATTTACACCCAGTACCGGTTCCGTTTGAAAATTTTAGGTGTGTATGCCACGGCCATGATCAGTGTCCTGATGCTTGCCTCCCTCTTTTTGCCCGAGACGGCCAAGGCCCCGGACCAGATATACAAGGGAATTTTCTTTTACGGGCACATTATACTGATTTTTGCCGGGGAATCCATGCTGGCCCTGGCCTGCGGTGCGGGTATCCTGTACCTGATCCAGGAGCAGGGCATTAAAGGCAAAAGTCCGGGATTTTTTTTCAAACGGCTGCCCTCTTTGGATTTTTTAGATGCCGTCTCCTATACTTGCATCACCACAGGGTTTGCCCTGCTGACCTTCGGGCTTGTTACCGGGTTTATTTATGCAAGATCCGTGTGGGGCAGTTTCTGGCGCTGGGATGTCAAAGAGGTCTTTTCTCTGGGTGCCTGGCTGGTGTATGCGGCACTGTTGCACCTGCGGTTGTATTCGGGCTGGCGGGGCCGCAACTCCGCAATCATGTCCGTCATTGGTTTTGTGATATTAATTTTTACCTTCCTGGGGGTGAATTTCTTCCTTGGCGGGCATCACCAGGGGTTTACCCAGTAA
- the hemA gene encoding glutamyl-tRNA reductase: protein MPKIILIGANHKTAPVELREKLSFSQEQIETALEFIKQDSGIKEGLVVSTCNRLEFLYIPKAENKENNERIDAVLAFISELKQLPVSEFKNSLYIHTDDDAIRHLFCVAASLDSMVVGEPQILGQVKKAYKTAVNAGSTGVLLNRLMHKSFSVAKRVRKQTGIGDNAVSISYAAIELAHKIFADLATKSVMLIGAGEMAELAVEHLLAHQVKEIVVANRTFKNALELARKFNGQAVQYEERVDALADVDIIISSTGATEYVLTRDQVKGIMKKRQHKTLFFIDIAVPRDIDPRINKISNAYVYDIDDLRNIVETNISQREQETVRAQRFVEEALLAFRRWLDELAVVPTIKAINRKMTDIVNLECEKTLAGLAHLSQDDAESIRRMTRAIASRAIHDPILFLRNTGDHRDDSLYLNIARQLFNLDIPDHNY from the coding sequence ATGCCAAAGATAATTCTGATCGGTGCCAACCATAAAACCGCACCTGTGGAGCTTCGGGAAAAACTCTCTTTTTCCCAGGAGCAGATTGAAACGGCCCTGGAATTTATAAAGCAGGACTCAGGTATCAAGGAAGGCCTGGTTGTTTCCACCTGCAATCGACTGGAGTTTTTATATATTCCCAAAGCCGAAAATAAGGAAAATAACGAAAGAATTGATGCCGTGCTGGCATTTATTTCTGAACTCAAGCAACTGCCTGTTTCGGAATTCAAAAATTCCCTGTACATCCATACCGATGATGACGCGATCCGTCATCTGTTTTGTGTGGCCGCAAGCCTTGATTCCATGGTGGTGGGGGAACCCCAGATTCTGGGTCAGGTGAAAAAGGCGTATAAAACCGCCGTAAATGCCGGCTCCACAGGAGTCTTGCTCAATCGCCTGATGCACAAATCCTTTTCCGTGGCCAAACGGGTGAGAAAACAGACCGGTATTGGTGATAATGCCGTGTCCATTTCCTATGCAGCCATAGAACTCGCCCATAAGATTTTTGCCGATCTTGCCACCAAAAGCGTCATGCTCATCGGGGCAGGTGAGATGGCGGAACTTGCTGTTGAGCATTTATTGGCCCACCAGGTCAAAGAGATTGTGGTGGCCAACCGCACATTCAAAAACGCTTTGGAGCTGGCCCGCAAGTTTAACGGTCAGGCGGTTCAGTACGAGGAACGGGTTGATGCACTGGCCGATGTGGATATCATTATCAGTTCCACCGGGGCTACGGAATATGTGTTGACCCGGGACCAGGTCAAGGGCATCATGAAAAAACGGCAGCATAAAACATTGTTTTTCATTGATATTGCCGTGCCCCGGGATATTGATCCCCGGATCAATAAAATTTCCAATGCCTATGTCTATGATATTGACGATTTGAGAAATATTGTGGAAACAAATATCAGTCAGCGGGAACAGGAGACCGTCAGGGCCCAGCGGTTTGTGGAAGAAGCATTGCTGGCCTTCCGCCGGTGGCTGGATGAACTGGCCGTGGTGCCGACCATCAAGGCCATCAATCGGAAAATGACGGACATTGTGAATCTGGAATGTGAGAAAACCCTGGCAGGGTTGGCCCATCTGTCACAGGATGATGCCGAATCCATCCGGAGAATGACAAGGGCCATTGCGTCCCGTGCCATCCATGATCCTATTTTATTTTTACGTAACACCGGTGATCACCGGGACGATTCTTTATATTTGAATATCGCCAGGCAGCTGTTTAATCTGGATATCCCGGATCACAATTATTGA
- the mrcB gene encoding penicillin-binding protein 1B: MKLLRRLIIFSLLCACLAFIGYAYLINHQVAQRFKDRLWDIPAKVYARPMTLYPGLQLSAKSLGQELDLMGYRRVSTQAQLTVPGTYTRYQGRFVLNCRPFDFGTQRRPVRRIEFTISGGSIDSLKSSDNTADMEQLDPVLIGQFYPSSMEDRVLVNTRDIPELLKKTIVAVEDKNFYSHYGIDFKSIFRAIVVNIREGKFTQGASTLTQQLAKNFFLSSEKTLKRKLSEAFVAAAIERQYTKQEILEAYINEVYLGQDGARSIHGFGLAAQFYFGKSLESLSPGETALLVGMLKGPSVFNPRIHVERATDRRNTVIGLMADQGLISSADRAKLLGSPLGVIPVPRQWRFPFYLDLVKRRLLTEYREKDLKTMGLRIFTPFDPLVQLAAEKGVSDFMAGRDSTLEAGVVVTACATNEIQALVGGKEPKFQGFNRALDAKRPIGSLVKSAVYLSALEQPDRYTLVTQIDDGPVSLKSGGQIWKPMNYDRTFHGELPLYQALVHSYNTATVRLGMDLGLETVFATMEQLGFRPPDPLVPAMLLGSFEMTPIQVAQVYHTLASGGFYTPARVINAVYTPDGETLQRYPLQIEQHLDPGAVFLVDKTLQAVVREGTGRSLSRWLSPDLGIAGKTGTTNDLRDTWFAGFSGNRLAVVWVGRDDNKSTGLTGATGAMQVFGRTMSQIPNTPLVLTPPDNIEWAVVNPQTGLATTNNAPGALAVPFIRGSAPVEFDAVPDSVPEALSPDSVTSPGADNQPVQKKKPRYLIDWLKDVFK; the protein is encoded by the coding sequence ATGAAACTGTTAAGACGGCTCATCATTTTTTCATTATTGTGTGCATGTCTGGCGTTCATTGGCTATGCTTATCTGATCAACCATCAGGTCGCCCAGCGGTTTAAGGATCGGTTGTGGGATATCCCGGCCAAGGTATATGCACGGCCCATGACCCTCTATCCGGGGTTACAGCTCTCCGCCAAATCTCTTGGGCAGGAGTTGGACCTGATGGGGTACCGCAGGGTCTCCACCCAGGCCCAGCTAACGGTGCCCGGGACCTATACCCGTTACCAGGGGCGGTTTGTGCTCAATTGCAGGCCCTTTGATTTCGGCACCCAGCGCCGCCCCGTGCGGCGCATCGAATTTACCATTTCCGGCGGCAGTATTGATAGCCTTAAATCGTCAGACAACACGGCTGATATGGAACAGCTGGACCCGGTGCTCATCGGACAGTTTTATCCCTCTTCCATGGAAGATCGTGTGCTGGTCAATACCCGGGATATTCCGGAGCTGCTCAAAAAGACCATTGTTGCCGTGGAGGATAAAAATTTTTACTCCCATTACGGCATTGATTTTAAGTCCATTTTCCGGGCCATTGTGGTCAATATTCGGGAAGGTAAATTCACCCAGGGGGCCAGCACCCTGACCCAGCAGCTGGCGAAAAATTTTTTCCTCTCTTCTGAAAAAACACTGAAACGAAAACTCAGCGAAGCCTTTGTCGCGGCAGCCATTGAACGACAGTACACCAAGCAGGAGATTCTTGAGGCCTATATCAATGAAGTATATTTAGGCCAGGACGGTGCACGGTCCATACACGGATTCGGCCTGGCGGCCCAGTTTTACTTCGGCAAGTCCCTGGAGTCGCTCTCACCCGGGGAGACGGCGCTTTTGGTGGGCATGCTCAAGGGGCCGTCCGTTTTCAATCCAAGAATTCATGTGGAACGTGCCACGGACCGGCGAAACACCGTAATTGGTCTGATGGCGGACCAGGGACTGATTTCATCCGCCGATCGGGCAAAATTGCTTGGCAGTCCCCTTGGCGTGATTCCGGTTCCCCGGCAGTGGCGGTTTCCCTTTTACCTGGATCTGGTGAAGCGAAGACTGCTCACAGAGTACCGTGAGAAAGATTTGAAAACCATGGGACTGCGTATTTTTACCCCCTTTGATCCGCTGGTGCAGCTGGCTGCGGAAAAAGGTGTGAGCGATTTCATGGCCGGCAGAGATTCAACCCTTGAGGCCGGGGTTGTGGTGACGGCCTGCGCCACCAATGAGATCCAGGCCCTGGTGGGGGGCAAGGAACCCAAATTCCAGGGGTTTAACCGCGCCCTGGATGCAAAGCGGCCCATTGGCTCCCTGGTGAAGTCTGCGGTATATCTTTCGGCATTGGAACAGCCTGACAGGTACACCCTGGTGACCCAGATTGATGACGGGCCGGTGTCGTTGAAAAGCGGCGGCCAAATCTGGAAGCCCATGAATTATGACAGAACATTCCACGGGGAACTGCCTTTATACCAGGCCCTGGTCCACTCATATAATACGGCTACGGTCAGGCTCGGCATGGATCTTGGCTTGGAGACAGTTTTTGCAACCATGGAGCAGTTGGGGTTCAGGCCCCCTGACCCGCTTGTGCCTGCCATGCTTCTGGGCAGTTTTGAGATGACCCCGATTCAGGTTGCCCAGGTGTATCATACCCTGGCATCGGGAGGCTTTTACACTCCGGCCCGGGTTATCAACGCCGTATATACCCCGGATGGCGAAACCCTTCAGCGCTATCCGCTGCAGATTGAGCAGCATCTGGATCCGGGCGCCGTATTCCTGGTGGATAAAACACTCCAGGCAGTGGTCCGGGAAGGCACCGGACGGTCTTTATCCCGGTGGCTCTCCCCGGATCTGGGCATTGCCGGAAAGACCGGTACCACCAATGATCTGAGAGATACCTGGTTTGCCGGATTTTCCGGAAACCGTCTGGCCGTAGTCTGGGTGGGCAGGGATGACAACAAGTCCACCGGGCTCACCGGGGCAACGGGGGCCATGCAGGTGTTTGGGCGGACCATGTCGCAGATCCCGAACACGCCCCTGGTTCTGACCCCGCCGGACAATATTGAATGGGCGGTGGTCAATCCCCAGACCGGGCTTGCCACCACGAACAACGCGCCGGGTGCCCTTGCCGTGCCGTTTATCCGAGGGTCTGCGCCTGTTGAGTTTGATGCCGTTCCCGATTCTGTTCCTGAAGCACTTTCGCCTGATTCGGTAACAAGCCCCGGGGCCGACAATCAACCGGTGCAGAAAAAAAAGCCGCGATATCTCATTGACTGGCTCAAGGATGTCTTCAAATGA
- a CDS encoding tetratricopeptide repeat protein — translation MKKFCFYPMVLALMVLSACAQKRPVYMPQSHLPPESVPEIGGAVPGQATVPDDSAVGNKGPDVNPMLSAVRPVQRPRPAALTRMIKNAENQLKNKQPQRAFSILEQALYIDGQDPLVWHLMARAQLDQGNVVQAISLAKKSNSLAAAYPDVKEKNAALLRSAQGAN, via the coding sequence ATGAAAAAATTTTGTTTTTACCCCATGGTGTTGGCCCTGATGGTGTTATCCGCCTGTGCGCAAAAAAGACCTGTGTATATGCCCCAGTCCCATCTGCCCCCGGAATCGGTTCCTGAAATCGGCGGGGCTGTGCCGGGTCAAGCCACTGTGCCCGATGATTCGGCTGTTGGGAATAAAGGGCCGGATGTCAATCCAATGTTGTCTGCGGTGCGACCTGTTCAGCGTCCCCGGCCTGCTGCGTTGACCCGGATGATTAAAAATGCCGAAAATCAACTGAAGAACAAGCAGCCCCAGCGCGCCTTTTCCATTTTGGAGCAGGCATTGTACATTGACGGCCAGGACCCGCTGGTCTGGCACCTGATGGCAAGGGCCCAGTTGGACCAGGGCAATGTGGTCCAGGCCATTTCCCTGGCCAAAAAATCCAACAGCCTGGCGGCCGCTTATCCGGACGTAAAGGAAAAAAACGCAGCGCTTCTGCGCAGCGCCCAGGGGGCTAATTAA
- a CDS encoding Hsp70 family protein, translating to MSPTFGIDFGTSNSALAASVDGRVQLLDIDPGNPLSNSLKSILYFIKEEGKNLSFVGYEGVRQYIDNGAEGRYMQSIKSFLSDTSFQKTNVYGKNYTIEELIAYLLKTMKERGERIVGQDVDQVVLGRPVIFSEDQEREHTATQRLIKAAQLAGFKEISLQMEPVAAARAYENSLPENQEQIVLVGDFGAGSSDFTVLRVGQSPQAGDREKDILSVGGLYIGGDNFDALIMRHKVAKHYGTDVKVKSMFSDNLTGLSPLVLSHLMQWHRIPWLRRPQTLNSIKELKVGASLRDKRLLENLECLIDDNYGYLLFRAIESAKCRLSDHDDATVIFKDYGITIEELVTRAAFEEMIQDLVAKIDDCVANTLADAGIGPEQINAVFLTGGSSYIPLIRGIFESRLGADKIKTADAFTSVAYGLGLEASLMK from the coding sequence ATGTCCCCTACATTTGGTATTGATTTTGGCACATCCAACTCTGCTTTGGCTGCCAGTGTTGACGGCCGGGTCCAACTTCTGGATATAGACCCGGGTAACCCCCTTTCAAATTCGTTAAAATCCATTCTCTATTTTATAAAAGAAGAGGGGAAAAATCTCTCCTTTGTGGGCTATGAAGGGGTCAGGCAATATATCGATAACGGTGCCGAAGGCCGGTACATGCAGTCGATTAAATCTTTTTTGTCGGACACCTCCTTTCAAAAAACAAATGTCTACGGTAAAAATTACACCATAGAAGAGTTGATTGCGTATCTGCTCAAGACCATGAAAGAGCGGGGGGAACGGATTGTCGGTCAGGACGTGGACCAGGTTGTACTTGGCCGGCCGGTTATTTTCTCCGAGGATCAGGAGCGGGAACATACCGCCACCCAGCGCCTGATTAAAGCGGCCCAGCTTGCCGGATTCAAGGAGATCTCACTGCAGATGGAGCCGGTGGCCGCTGCCCGGGCCTATGAGAACAGCCTGCCGGAAAACCAGGAACAGATCGTACTGGTGGGCGATTTTGGTGCCGGCAGCTCCGATTTTACCGTGCTCAGGGTTGGCCAGTCGCCCCAGGCCGGGGACAGGGAAAAGGATATTCTTTCCGTCGGCGGGCTTTATATCGGTGGTGATAATTTTGACGCCCTGATCATGCGCCACAAGGTGGCAAAGCACTATGGCACGGATGTTAAAGTCAAATCCATGTTCAGTGATAATCTGACCGGCCTCTCCCCCCTGGTATTGAGCCATCTGATGCAGTGGCACCGCATCCCATGGCTTCGGCGGCCCCAGACCCTTAACAGCATAAAAGAACTCAAAGTCGGTGCATCTCTCAGGGACAAACGCCTGCTGGAAAATCTGGAATGTTTGATCGACGATAACTATGGATATCTCTTATTCCGAGCCATTGAATCCGCCAAATGCCGTCTGTCCGACCATGACGATGCCACAGTTATTTTCAAGGACTACGGCATCACCATTGAAGAGCTTGTTACCAGAGCGGCATTTGAAGAGATGATCCAGGACCTGGTTGCCAAAATCGACGACTGTGTGGCGAATACCCTTGCCGATGCGGGCATCGGACCCGAACAGATCAATGCCGTGTTTCTGACCGGCGGGTCTTCTTATATTCCGCTGATCAGGGGTATATTTGAATCCCGGCTGGGGGCGGATAAGATCAAAACCGCTGACGCGTTTACCAGTGTAGCCTACGGGCTTGGCCTTGAAGCAAGCCTGATGAAGTAA
- a CDS encoding ATP-binding protein produces the protein MKYHSITFKLLFFIVSAFILTTVFVLALSDIQLRRVIDKSQTSIYEEKIDGMLGILSSYHQRLEKTELVDVYEHDFKKKAIESIAQVVQNQKDGVELLILDHEGNLIFSPRLPPGTPAPLAGLSDGKIIKSAQGSFDYRLNGVGYWCIFKRFEPWQWRIAYTLPLDYKYADAKTFFNFMLLIMVGISLTATILLSCVVTQFTYPITRLTEISARMAKGDLNQGIDFGGKDEIGILAHSFELMRDSIKEKISRLSSLQNYLSNIIDSMPSVLIGVDERGKVTQWNKTAEQATGIGAQTAQGQPLSNVLPSMAPQMPQIIESIRTRKVHRKRKNPRHSEKGIHYEDVTIYPLIDNDVEGAVIRLDDVTEKVRLEEMMVQSEKMLSVGGLAAGMAHEINNPLAGMLQTATVMENRLSTDLKLNANIQAAEQAGTSMETIQAFMESRGIFRMIDTINQSGRRIADIVDNMLSFARKEDSKISLNALEHLLDKTLNLAATDYNLKKEYDFKQIRITKAYQMGGTPKVPCESSKIQQVFLNILRNGAQAMQEFGQKKPEFIIRTWFHTKTNQVCMEIRDNGPGMDEKVRKRIFEPFYTTKPVGVGTGLGLSVSYFIIKENHDGNIRVESSPGNGTAFIICLPLKKDEPQSQLC, from the coding sequence ATGAAATACCATTCCATCACCTTTAAGCTACTTTTTTTTATCGTAAGTGCCTTTATCCTGACAACCGTATTCGTGCTTGCCTTGTCGGACATTCAGTTGCGGCGGGTCATAGATAAAAGCCAGACCTCTATTTATGAAGAAAAAATAGACGGAATGCTCGGCATTTTAAGTTCATACCATCAGCGGCTGGAAAAGACGGAATTGGTCGATGTCTATGAACATGATTTTAAAAAAAAAGCGATAGAGAGCATCGCCCAGGTGGTACAAAACCAGAAAGACGGGGTTGAATTGCTCATCCTTGACCATGAAGGAAACCTGATATTCAGCCCCCGCCTGCCCCCCGGCACTCCGGCACCCCTGGCCGGCTTATCAGATGGAAAAATTATTAAATCGGCACAGGGCAGTTTTGACTACAGATTAAACGGTGTGGGATACTGGTGTATCTTTAAGCGGTTTGAGCCTTGGCAATGGCGCATCGCATACACCCTGCCCCTGGATTACAAGTATGCCGACGCCAAAACGTTTTTCAACTTCATGCTCCTTATTATGGTGGGCATCAGCCTTACGGCCACCATCCTTCTCTCGTGTGTCGTGACCCAGTTTACATACCCCATCACCCGGCTGACGGAGATCTCTGCACGAATGGCCAAAGGAGATCTGAATCAGGGGATCGATTTTGGCGGAAAGGATGAAATAGGGATACTGGCCCACTCCTTTGAACTCATGCGGGACTCCATCAAGGAAAAAATATCCCGGCTAAGCAGTCTTCAAAACTATTTATCCAATATCATCGACTCAATGCCTTCGGTGCTCATCGGCGTGGATGAGCGGGGCAAGGTTACCCAGTGGAACAAAACCGCGGAACAGGCCACAGGGATTGGAGCCCAAACAGCCCAGGGCCAACCCCTTTCAAACGTACTTCCAAGCATGGCACCACAGATGCCGCAAATCATTGAGAGCATCCGGACCCGGAAAGTCCACCGGAAGCGCAAAAATCCCAGGCACTCGGAAAAGGGAATTCATTACGAAGATGTCACCATCTATCCCTTGATTGATAACGACGTGGAAGGTGCGGTAATCCGGTTGGACGATGTAACGGAAAAGGTCCGTCTTGAAGAGATGATGGTGCAGTCGGAAAAAATGCTTTCCGTGGGCGGGCTTGCCGCCGGCATGGCCCATGAAATAAACAATCCGTTAGCCGGCATGCTTCAGACGGCAACGGTCATGGAAAACCGTTTGTCAACTGACTTAAAACTCAATGCCAATATCCAGGCAGCTGAACAGGCCGGCACGTCAATGGAAACGATCCAGGCCTTTATGGAATCCCGGGGAATTTTCCGGATGATCGACACCATTAACCAGTCAGGCCGCAGAATAGCCGATATCGTTGACAACATGCTCTCCTTTGCCCGAAAAGAGGATTCGAAAATCTCTCTGAATGCCTTGGAACATCTGCTGGACAAAACCCTGAATCTTGCGGCTACGGATTATAATTTGAAAAAAGAGTATGATTTTAAACAGATCCGGATTACCAAAGCGTACCAGATGGGCGGCACCCCCAAAGTCCCCTGCGAAAGCAGCAAAATTCAGCAGGTCTTTCTCAATATTTTAAGAAACGGGGCCCAGGCCATGCAGGAATTCGGACAAAAAAAACCGGAATTTATTATCCGCACCTGGTTTCATACCAAAACAAATCAGGTGTGTATGGAAATCCGGGACAACGGTCCGGGTATGGACGAAAAGGTACGCAAACGCATTTTTGAGCCGTTTTATACCACAAAACCGGTGGGTGTGGGGACAGGGCTGGGGTTGTCTGTATCCTATTTCATTATCAAAGAGAACCATGACGGGAACATTCGGGTGGAGTCCAGCCCCGGGAACGGCACCGCATTCATTATCTGCCTTCCCCTAAAAAAAGATGAGCCTCAATCACAGCTGTGTTAA